Proteins from a genomic interval of Lacticaseibacillus pabuli:
- a CDS encoding ABC transporter permease — protein sequence MQEQITVLRSASNRRELNHAVKRVDQLLGGHSGYTTANIVTLARRQMNAREAKQDYRLIVTRDKISGAFARVFADIAGLIVGILPTVIVIAFCYADRRSRALATVQSKFISSGRRIITQYFASLMVLLLPVLAVAMYFTLRVVGLYPHQAIDLLAFMKATFIWVLPTLMISSAVGFMTYQLFGNFMGFALQIGWWLITTMIGSRRVDGNYGWLLMPRHNSLHNAAYFYDHLNELLVNRASYAVLALIMIGVAILIAQLRKGGLRLALSSHH from the coding sequence ATGCAGGAACAAATCACCGTGCTACGCAGCGCGTCCAATCGCCGAGAACTCAATCATGCCGTCAAACGTGTTGATCAACTTCTTGGTGGTCATTCTGGTTACACCACGGCCAATATTGTGACCCTCGCACGCAGGCAGATGAACGCAAGAGAGGCCAAACAGGACTATCGTTTGATTGTCACACGCGACAAAATATCTGGTGCTTTTGCGCGTGTGTTCGCCGACATCGCTGGACTGATTGTGGGCATCTTGCCGACCGTTATCGTCATTGCGTTCTGTTATGCTGATCGTCGTAGCCGCGCACTGGCGACCGTTCAGTCTAAGTTTATTTCCAGCGGGAGAAGAATCATCACGCAATACTTTGCCAGCCTGATGGTGCTTTTGTTGCCGGTACTTGCAGTCGCTATGTATTTCACACTTCGAGTTGTCGGATTATATCCGCATCAGGCAATCGACTTGTTAGCATTTATGAAGGCAACGTTCATTTGGGTATTGCCAACGCTAATGATCAGCAGTGCAGTTGGTTTTATGACCTATCAACTGTTTGGTAACTTCATGGGTTTTGCGCTTCAAATTGGCTGGTGGCTAATAACCACGATGATCGGTTCTCGCCGCGTCGATGGTAATTATGGTTGGCTGCTAATGCCCCGCCATAACTCGCTCCATAATGCGGCATATTTTTATGATCATCTCAACGAACTACTGGTCAACCGGGCCAGCTATGCTGTGCTCGCGTTGATCATGATAGGTGTTGCAATCCTAATTGCACAATTACGCAAAGGAGGTCTTCGTCTTGCTCTTTCAAGTCATCACTAA
- a CDS encoding ABC transporter permease, with protein MLFQVITKDLKANVLPMSIVTLLLACLIPILFNLTPNSIPQAAMPGELFVPLIAIICLPTVFLPDQAEAIQAVINSKHYRLSLLRCLRVLWFLLLLSALNAAIIIAYGMHGAAVPTLALLGDFIAKTFLLAGIITGSYRLTQNIVIAYIIPVTYFSLCLGYTCLGPFNLLTLMHGRPMIDNLYQLIVGLVLLTISFTFSDVHLDK; from the coding sequence TTGCTCTTTCAAGTCATCACTAAGGATCTCAAGGCTAATGTTCTACCAATGAGCATTGTGACACTACTGTTGGCGTGCCTGATCCCGATTCTGTTCAACCTCACGCCAAATTCAATTCCGCAAGCGGCGATGCCAGGAGAACTGTTTGTGCCACTGATTGCGATAATCTGCCTACCAACCGTCTTCCTACCTGATCAAGCAGAGGCTATCCAAGCCGTGATCAATTCTAAACACTACCGCTTATCGCTACTCCGTTGTCTACGAGTGCTCTGGTTTCTACTGCTGTTAAGCGCGCTGAATGCCGCCATCATCATCGCTTATGGTATGCACGGTGCAGCTGTGCCAACGCTTGCACTACTGGGTGATTTTATCGCAAAGACATTTCTGCTCGCTGGGATTATTACTGGAAGTTATAGGCTCACTCAAAATATTGTAATAGCTTACATTATACCGGTTACCTACTTTTCACTTTGCCTTGGTTACACATGTCTCGGGCCATTCAATCTACTTACACTCATGCACGGCCGCCCTATGATCGATAATTTGTATCAACTAATTGTGGGTCTGGTTCTGCTAACAATCAGTTTCACGTTCTCGGATGTCCATTTGGATAAATGA
- a CDS encoding sigma-70 family RNA polymerase sigma factor — protein sequence MSSERKVSRMFIRYMQQVLRNERINMYKSHLNDFKEMPLEYWLLEEIAEPYHLDDFKLTDDEIATLEYFIEDDQLSEAVATLTTADKMVLYHYYYSELNDVEIGNRTGKTSQGVNKRRRRALARIKKAYNNM from the coding sequence ATGAGTAGTGAGCGAAAGGTTTCTCGTATGTTCATTCGTTACATGCAACAGGTTCTTAGAAATGAACGAATCAATATGTATAAATCACACCTTAACGACTTTAAGGAGATGCCACTCGAATATTGGCTGTTGGAGGAAATTGCCGAACCTTACCATTTGGACGACTTTAAATTGACTGACGATGAAATCGCCACGCTCGAATATTTCATTGAAGACGATCAATTATCCGAGGCTGTTGCAACCCTTACGACAGCTGATAAGATGGTGCTGTATCATTACTACTATTCCGAGCTGAACGATGTGGAGATCGGCAACCGAACCGGCAAAACTAGTCAAGGGGTGAACAAGCGGCGTCGACGGGCACTAGCACGGATTAAGAAAGCATACAATAATATGTAA
- the istA gene encoding IS21 family transposase: protein MYAIYYRSILELHDQGKSQRVIAAITGNSRDKIREVIQRAKSREVRLPIESDVTDEYLGHLLFPEMKPESKGRQMPDYDYVHKELAKPNVTLSLLYYEYEQQCRQNDAVPYSHRTFCRNYTEFAQQFKATMRIKRKPGELMEVDWAGSTLHLQDRDTGEAVTAYLFLAVLPSSQYSYCEATLSMTIPDWLQCHVHAYNYFGGVTEVLVSDNLKVGVTKHKQHQVVLSPMYRDLADHYGTVVMPARVRTPKDKPTVEGSVGTLSTWVIAALRNETFFTLEELNKAVGIKLAEFNRRPYTKKHKQCKNRE from the coding sequence GTGTATGCAATATACTATCGCAGCATCCTTGAGCTGCATGACCAAGGTAAGAGCCAACGCGTTATTGCGGCGATTACCGGGAATTCAAGGGATAAAATTCGGGAGGTAATCCAGCGAGCAAAGTCCCGTGAGGTGCGTCTACCAATCGAGTCGGACGTCACCGATGAGTATTTGGGGCACCTTTTGTTTCCTGAAATGAAGCCAGAGTCAAAAGGTCGGCAAATGCCAGACTATGATTATGTGCATAAGGAACTTGCCAAACCCAACGTCACATTATCGCTGCTTTACTACGAGTATGAGCAGCAATGTCGGCAGAATGATGCGGTGCCATATAGCCATCGAACATTTTGTCGAAACTACACAGAGTTCGCTCAACAATTCAAAGCCACTATGCGGATCAAACGCAAGCCTGGCGAACTAATGGAAGTTGATTGGGCAGGATCGACGTTGCATCTACAGGACCGTGATACTGGTGAGGCAGTTACTGCGTATCTTTTCTTGGCGGTACTTCCTAGCAGTCAGTACTCATATTGCGAAGCTACCTTGAGTATGACAATACCAGATTGGCTTCAATGTCATGTTCATGCGTACAACTACTTTGGCGGTGTTACGGAAGTATTGGTATCGGATAATTTGAAGGTTGGCGTTACCAAGCATAAGCAGCACCAAGTGGTGCTCAGTCCAATGTACCGTGATCTGGCAGACCATTACGGTACGGTAGTGATGCCTGCGCGCGTGCGGACACCAAAAGATAAACCAACAGTGGAAGGCAGTGTTGGTACACTTTCAACTTGGGTAATCGCGGCACTACGCAATGAGACATTCTTTACGCTTGAAGAATTGAACAAGGCCGTCGGCATTAAACTGGCAGAGTTTAACCGACGGCCTTATACGAAAAAGCATAAACAGTGTAAGAATCGAGAATAA